Below is a genomic region from Methanosphaera sp. ISO3-F5.
ACTCAGAAGTAATGATTACAAAATTATTGTTTGATAACAGTCATACAAAAATTGTTGGTGCAATGGGTATCTCCTTAAATGATGGTTCTATAATAGTATACCATTCAAAGGCAACAGTTATTGCATCGGGGGGATGTGGATGGTTATATCCGGTCACATCAAACGCAGTTCAAAAAACAGGTGATGGAATAATCATGGCTTATGATGCTGGTGCAGATATGATGGACATGGAAATGGTTCAATTCCATCCAACAGGAATGGTTTCTCCAAAATCACGTAAAGGGGTCTTAATTACTGAAGCTGTCCGTGGAGAAGGAGGTCATTTAATCAACACTGAAGGTGAACGATTCATGATTAATTATGATCCTCGTGAAGAATTAGCTACACGTGATATAGTAGCAAGGTCAATATATACTGAAATTCAAGAAGGAAGAGGAACTGAAGATGGTGGAGTATATCTTTCGGTTACACATTTACCTGAAGAACAAGTTCAAAAGAAATTACATACTATGGTTCAACAATTTAAAGATGTGGGAGTTGATATAATAAATGAACCAATGGAGGTAGCACCAACAGCTCACCATTTCATGGGTGGAATAAAAATTGATGGAAATTGTGAATCCAACGTAAAAAATTTATTTGCAGCCGGAGAAGCAACATCTGGAGTTCATGGAGCAAATCGTTTAGGAGGTAATGCCTTAGCAGATACTCAAGTATTTGGAAATATTGCAGGAATTCAATCCGCAAAACGTGCCAAAGAGTCCTCATTAGAACAACCAGATGAAAATGAAATTAACGAGGAAATTAACAGAATTTCTGACATTTGGACTGAAGGAACATATGATCCTGAAAGTATTAAAACAGAACTTAGAAAAATAATGTGGGATTATGTGGCAATAGTTAGGGATGAAAAAGGTTTAAAACAAGCTCAAATAGAATTAAATCAATTACAAGAAAAAGTAGAAGATATGAATGTTCCTAGTTACAAAGAATATAATAATAAATTGGTAACTGCATTAGAAGTAATTAGTATGATTAAACTTGCAAAATTAATTGTACAATCTGCATTATTAAGAAAAGAAAGCAGAGGTGCACATTATCGTATTGATTACCCTGAAAAAAATGATGCAGAGTACTTAAAAAGCTTTGTTTTAAATAAAAATAGAGAAGTAACCACAGTAAAACGTGGATTATTCGAAGATTAATCTCCTATAATTTTAAAAAAAAATGATATGATGTATTCACATCATATTTTTTCCTAATTTTTACTAAAGTTTTGGTGTTTAATTATTTTCAATAGCACTCATTGTACTTAAGATTTTATGATCTTCTTCAGGTTTTGCTTGTAATTGTAAACCTACAGGAATATCATTAACAAGTCCTGCTTTCATACTACTTGCAGGAATACCAGTAATGTTTGCAAGTACTGTTAGAACATCATATGCATACATATCCATAGTATCTATTTTCTCACCAATTTTATGAGGTAATTTTGGAACAGTAGGACCTGCGAGTATATCAACATCATTTAATACATTGTTGAAGTCTTTACGTATAAGAGATCTTGCTTGTAATGCCTTATTATAATATTTTCCACTGAATTCTTTCTGGCTGATGTATGATCCAATTTGTATTCTTCTTGCTACTTCTGGACCGCATACTTCTTCAATTCTTTCACCATATTTACGACCATCATATTTTCTGGTTGCTGAAAAGAATTCTACATAGTTAATTAAATAATATGTTGGTAAACCTAAGTCAACATCTCCAAAGCTTAATTCTTTAATTTCAGCACCTAAATCAGACATTTTATCAACAGATTTATTAATGACATCATTAATTTTTGAATCTGTAACATCCATAAATTCTTTAACTATTCCTACACTAGTATTTTCTAATGTTGTATTTGTTGTATCATCAATAAAAGGTGTTGTTTCCTTGTTTAAGGTGGTTGTATCATATGGATCATATCCTGTTATAACATCTAACATTAAACCTATACCAGTAGTGTCATTTGCAAATGGACCTATTTGGTCTAAACTCATTGCTAAATCAAGTAATCCCTGTCTAGATACCATACCATAGGTTGGTTTAAATCCCATTACTCCACAATGTGATGCAGGATTTCTTATTGATCCACCAGTATCAGAACCTAATGCAATATCACACATATCTGCAGCAATTGCTGCTGCTGAACCACCACTAGATCCACCAGGAATATGTCCTAATGCATTAGGATTGTTTGTAGGACCATACATTGAAGTTTCAGTAGAACTTCCTGCTGCAAACTCGTCCATATTGGTCAATCCTACTATAACTCCATCTTCTTCAATAATTTTATTAATTACTGTAGCATTGTAACTTCCCTGATATTCTTTAAGTGTTGGTGATGCAGCAGAGACAATGAAATCTTCAACGTTAATATTACATTTAATTCCTATGACAAGTCCTGCTAATTTTCCAGTTTTTTCACCGCTTTTTATTTTGTCATCTATTTCTTTAGCAACTTTTTGTGCTCTTTCCAGGTCTAATTCAACAAAAGCATTAATTTCATCATTTTTTTCTTCGATAATATTATACTTTTGTTCAAGATTTTCTGTAGCTGTTAATTCTTGTTCTTTAATTGATTTTACTTTATCGATAATTTTCATGTATTCACCTTTAGTAAAAATTCTTGAATTTTCTATATGTATAATATATCTATTTATTCCATCTATTAAATTTTATTTAAACTTAGTGTGTTGAGTAAAAATATTTGATTTTTTAGGTTAAAATTTATATGTATTAAAAATAATATATTATAACAATAACAAGTTTTGTACTATTATACTACAAACTATGATATATGGAATTAATAGTCTTGTACTCACATAAACTATTTCTGACATTTTCTAGTTTAATAATAAATATATAGGGCAGCTTGTTAGCATGTAAATATATTTATCTAAATATTCCTACTAATTCAAGTAGGAATGAAAAACATGTAATAAAATATTGATAGCAAAAAAATTAGTAATACTAAATGTATTATTAATGTATTGAATTTAATTAAAATTAACATTAAAGATAGAGTTTGTTATCAAAAATTGAATTCATGTATAATAATATTATTATAAAAGGTGAACAAATGGATCTTATAGAAAATTTAAAAGCAGCTTTAAACGGTGAAGAAGTAGAAAAAGTACCAGCAATCAGTGCAACTGCAGCAGCAGTAGAAGAAGCATTCCCTGGAGCAAATGTATCCTGGCCATCAGCACACACAGATGCTCAAGAAATGGCAAGATTAGGAATCTCATTACACGAACAAGCAGGATTAGAATGTGCAAGAGTACCTTTCGACTTAACCGCAGAAGCTGAAGCATTTGGCTGTGAAGTAGACTTAGGTGACATGGATAACACTCCAACCTTAAGAACACACGCACCATTCGATGACGTAGAAGATTTAGAAGTACCTGATGACTTTGCAAATCAAGGAAGATTACCTGTAATCATAGAATCAATTGAAATCTTAAAAAATGAACACCCAGAAGTACCTGTAGTAGTAGGTATGGCAGGTCCATTCACATTAGCAGGACACTTATTAGGTGTAGAAGATTTAGTAAAAATGTTAAAAACCGATGCATTTGTAGTAGAAGATGTAGTAGAAGTAGCATTAGATGCACAAACAGAATTAGTAGAAGCATTCAACGATGTTGGTGTAGATGTAATTTGTGTAGCAGACCCAACTTCATCTCCTGAATTATTAAACCCTGATGACTTCATGGACTTCGCACAACCTGCATTAGAAGACTCATCTGGTGAAATGGAAGCACAAAGTATCATCCACATTTGTGGTAACTCACTCCCAATTATGGAAGGTATGTTAGACTCTGGTTTCAACGGAGCTTCATTCGAAGAAGCAGTAAATGTTGAAGAAGCAAGACAAATCCAACAAGATAACGACTTAGAAACAGTTCTTGTAGGTAACATCTCAACCAGTCAAACTTTATTCAGTAAATCAACAGATGAAGTAAAAGCAGAAGTAACTACTGCATTAGAAAAAGGTATAGATGTATTAGCACCAAGTTGTGGTATTGCACCTAAATCCCCATTAGCAAACTTACAAGCATTTGTTGAAGCAAGAGATGCATTTTACGAATAAGTAGTTTCTAACTACTTTATTTCTTTTTTTTATTATATTATGCTATTACTTTTTAAAGATTTTTGCTCTTTTTTTATATAAAACTAATTTTCAACATGTATTTTTTACAGTAATTACTTGACAATTGTCATTGTATTTATTTAATCTTAATGGTCTATTCTATTAATTTTTTTGGGCTATTTTTATTACTTATGTAATAATTTTAATAAAATGAAAGTTTATTAATGTAATACGAATAAGTAACATCTTTTCAATTTTAAAAAAATATTGATTGTAATTTCTAATTTAATTGTATGTGATTCTATTATTTTTACTTTTTTTCAAAATAATCATTTTAACTACTTATTTTATTAATTTAATTCCTAAAAATCCTTTTTTCCAACTTGATTTTTATATTAATTTCATAAAGTTAAATAATACTTTAATGAATTTCAAGTATCTAGTAATAAAATCAACTTAGATATTATATATCGATTAGGGCTAAAGTAATAACTATGTGGGTATAAGATTAAAAAAATTAAGTGGTGAAATTATATGTCAAGAAAAGTATTTACAAAAATGGTAACAGAATCAGCAGACGACATGTTATTTGGGGACACTAAAAACCCTGTAAAACTCGGATTAGACCAAGTAGCAGGTGGAGGAGTAGTATATCCTAACATTAAAGTAGCACCTGCAGAAGGATCAGAAGAAAGTATTGATGGATTAGAAGCAACATCCAAAAACATCGCTTTCGCAGCATGTCAAAGAGCAGCAGATATCGGATTACCAGCAATACAAATAGAAACAGAACACGTACAACAACAATCAATCAGCAGAGAAGCTTCCGAAAGATGTACAGCAGTAACATGGGAAGAACTCGAAAAATTACACGAAAAATATGGAACCGCAGTTTCATTAATGTCAACAGTAGCTGATATGAGAGAAGAAGAAAACGGATTAAGAGGATCTGAATTCGACATCGCTATGGACGAATCATTCGAAGCATGTGCACAAAATGGAGCATCCATGTTATGTATCGAAACCGTTGGTGGTAAAGTAGTATCTGACTACGGTATATCAAGAGGAGACGCAAGAGCAATTCTCTACGGTATCGGTGTATTAGGTTCCAACGATATGGAATACATGTGGACAAAAATCGTAGACATAGCAAAAAGAAACGGAATCGTTCCTGGTGGGGACACAGACTGTGCACAAGCTAACACAGCAATGTTCTTAGCTGGTGGATTCATGGGTAAAAACGTTTCACACACAGTTGCAGCAGTAGCAAGAGCAATTGCAGGAGCAAGAAGTTTAGTAGCTATTGAATGTGGTGCACAAGGACCTACAAAAGACTGTGGATACGAAAACCCTATTGTAAAATCAATCGCTTCCGTACCTATCTGTGCAGAAGGTAAAAACGCAACCTGTGCTCACGCAGACTTAATGGGTAACTTAACCGCTGGTGTATGTGATGTATGGAGTAACGAATCTGTATATAACAGAGAAGAAATGGGTGGACCAACCCCTGGTGTATGGTTACAATCCTTAGGTTACGAATGTGCATTAATGAACACAGCAAAACAAATCGGAACCGCAAAAGCATTAAGAGACTCATACGTATTAGCAGATAAATACCGAGACCCTCAAGGTGTAATCCTTGCATACGATAACGCATACAGAATTGGTGAAGCAATCGTAGCTGACGGTGAAGACAACTACCTCAGAGCACGTGCAGCAGCACTCAAAGCAATGGACTGTATTAACGAAGCTGTAGAAGCAAAACGTATATTCTTAACAAGATTCGAAAGAGACACTCTCGATTCAACTTACAAAACATACGAACAATTACCAGATGACTCTGCAAAATTCTTAAAACAATCTGTAAAACGTTACAGCAGAAAAGTAAAAGAACACGATATAAAACAATACGATTTATAAGCGTGAAATACAATAAAATTTTAATAAATAATTAAGGATGTGTATTCAAATGGTTAGCCCTTTAGAAAAATATTATGAACATTTTGAAAGTATTGAAGATTACGAAAAAATTGCAATAAGATACAACGTTAAAGTAGAAGGTCCAGCTCTCAAACCTGAAGACGACCCAGAAGTAGTTGAAATCTTACCATCAGAAGAAGGAACAAAAAGAACCCTTGCTTTAGATGTATTATACGGTGACAAAGACAAAACCGATGCAGACGTAGAAGCAGCATTAAACGATGGTGAAGATCCAATAGACCTCATTAACAATGCTTTAATGAAAGGTATGGATGGTGTATCTGCTTTATACACTAAAGGTGAATTCTTCTTACCTGATTTAATGTTAGCAGGGGACGCAATGATGTCCGGTGTAGCACTTTGTGAAGCAAAACTCGGACACAAAGCAGATTCCAAAGCAAAAGTAGTATGTTGTGCAGTAGAAGGTGACCCTCACGACATCGGTAAAAACTTAATTGTTATGTTCTTAAACGCAAACGGATACGAACCAATAGACCTCGGTCGTGACGTACCAACACCAGATGTAGTAGCAGCATTAAAAGAACATCAACCAGCAATGGCAACAGCAACAGCATTAATGACAACAACAATGACCGCATTCGGTAAAATTGCAGCATTAATGGAAGAAGAAGGTGTAGATGTACCTATTGGATGTGGTGGAGGAGCAGTAAGACGTGACTTCGTAGAAGAAAGTGCACACTGTTTCTACGGTGTAGAAGCATACCACACACCTAAATTAGCAGATGCTATTGTAGATGACGGAAAAACTTGGGAAGACATCAGAAACGAATACGCTGACATTGTCGGTGAATACGTAGCAGCATACTCCTAAGTACGGGATTGGTAACTCTGTTAAGTTTAAGATAAGTTTAGCGTGTTCTTATCTTAAACATTTTTTTTTAAATTATTTTTAAGATATTTTCTGTTTTTGAATCATTTTTTTAGATTTTCTATTTTTCTCAAATACTATTAATGCAATATTTTCTATCTTTTAATCATTTTAA
It encodes:
- the tfrA gene encoding fumarate reductase (CoM/CoB) subunit TfrA, coding for MKITEFTCDVLVIGSGGAGCKCGIVARKNDQEVIMVSKGLTFKSGCTMLAEGGYNAVFGYVDEADSLQLHILDTLKGGAFLNDLHLVHELVLESPKRLIELESYGCLFDRQDDGRLNQRAFGGQSCRRTCFKGDQSGHEMMLGLKEEVIREGVKTHSEVMITKLLFDNSHTKIVGAMGISLNDGSIIVYHSKATVIASGGCGWLYPVTSNAVQKTGDGIIMAYDAGADMMDMEMVQFHPTGMVSPKSRKGVLITEAVRGEGGHLINTEGERFMINYDPREELATRDIVARSIYTEIQEGRGTEDGGVYLSVTHLPEEQVQKKLHTMVQQFKDVGVDIINEPMEVAPTAHHFMGGIKIDGNCESNVKNLFAAGEATSGVHGANRLGGNALADTQVFGNIAGIQSAKRAKESSLEQPDENEINEEINRISDIWTEGTYDPESIKTELRKIMWDYVAIVRDEKGLKQAQIELNQLQEKVEDMNVPSYKEYNNKLVTALEVISMIKLAKLIVQSALLRKESRGAHYRIDYPEKNDAEYLKSFVLNKNREVTTVKRGLFED
- the gatA gene encoding Asp-tRNA(Asn)/Glu-tRNA(Gln) amidotransferase subunit GatA; translated protein: MKIIDKVKSIKEQELTATENLEQKYNIIEEKNDEINAFVELDLERAQKVAKEIDDKIKSGEKTGKLAGLVIGIKCNINVEDFIVSAASPTLKEYQGSYNATVINKIIEEDGVIVGLTNMDEFAAGSSTETSMYGPTNNPNALGHIPGGSSGGSAAAIAADMCDIALGSDTGGSIRNPASHCGVMGFKPTYGMVSRQGLLDLAMSLDQIGPFANDTTGIGLMLDVITGYDPYDTTTLNKETTPFIDDTTNTTLENTSVGIVKEFMDVTDSKINDVINKSVDKMSDLGAEIKELSFGDVDLGLPTYYLINYVEFFSATRKYDGRKYGERIEEVCGPEVARRIQIGSYISQKEFSGKYYNKALQARSLIRKDFNNVLNDVDILAGPTVPKLPHKIGEKIDTMDMYAYDVLTVLANITGIPASSMKAGLVNDIPVGLQLQAKPEEDHKILSTMSAIENN
- a CDS encoding MtaA/CmuA family methyltransferase is translated as MDLIENLKAALNGEEVEKVPAISATAAAVEEAFPGANVSWPSAHTDAQEMARLGISLHEQAGLECARVPFDLTAEAEAFGCEVDLGDMDNTPTLRTHAPFDDVEDLEVPDDFANQGRLPVIIESIEILKNEHPEVPVVVGMAGPFTLAGHLLGVEDLVKMLKTDAFVVEDVVEVALDAQTELVEAFNDVGVDVICVADPTSSPELLNPDDFMDFAQPALEDSSGEMEAQSIIHICGNSLPIMEGMLDSGFNGASFEEAVNVEEARQIQQDNDLETVLVGNISTSQTLFSKSTDEVKAEVTTALEKGIDVLAPSCGIAPKSPLANLQAFVEARDAFYE
- a CDS encoding methyltransferase MtaB domain-containing protein yields the protein MSRKVFTKMVTESADDMLFGDTKNPVKLGLDQVAGGGVVYPNIKVAPAEGSEESIDGLEATSKNIAFAACQRAADIGLPAIQIETEHVQQQSISREASERCTAVTWEELEKLHEKYGTAVSLMSTVADMREEENGLRGSEFDIAMDESFEACAQNGASMLCIETVGGKVVSDYGISRGDARAILYGIGVLGSNDMEYMWTKIVDIAKRNGIVPGGDTDCAQANTAMFLAGGFMGKNVSHTVAAVARAIAGARSLVAIECGAQGPTKDCGYENPIVKSIASVPICAEGKNATCAHADLMGNLTAGVCDVWSNESVYNREEMGGPTPGVWLQSLGYECALMNTAKQIGTAKALRDSYVLADKYRDPQGVILAYDNAYRIGEAIVADGEDNYLRARAAALKAMDCINEAVEAKRIFLTRFERDTLDSTYKTYEQLPDDSAKFLKQSVKRYSRKVKEHDIKQYDL
- the mtaC gene encoding methanol--corrinoid protein MtaC — its product is MVSPLEKYYEHFESIEDYEKIAIRYNVKVEGPALKPEDDPEVVEILPSEEGTKRTLALDVLYGDKDKTDADVEAALNDGEDPIDLINNALMKGMDGVSALYTKGEFFLPDLMLAGDAMMSGVALCEAKLGHKADSKAKVVCCAVEGDPHDIGKNLIVMFLNANGYEPIDLGRDVPTPDVVAALKEHQPAMATATALMTTTMTAFGKIAALMEEEGVDVPIGCGGGAVRRDFVEESAHCFYGVEAYHTPKLADAIVDDGKTWEDIRNEYADIVGEYVAAYS